The Litchfieldia alkalitelluris genome has a window encoding:
- the hrcA gene encoding heat-inducible transcriptional repressor HrcA — MLTDRQLLVLQVIIDDFIRSAQPIGSRTLSKRDEITFSSATIRNEMADLEDLGFIEKTHSSSGRVPSEKGYRYYVDHLLSPQRLSKKDKTEIRSIFAERIYELEKVVQKSAQILSELTNYTAIVLGPAMAVNKVKRLQIIPINHDTAVAIIVTDTGHVENRTISFPGSIDPSDIEKMVNILNERLAGVPLNELNNKIYKEVASLLSAHIRNYDQMLNALNGTFDISLAEKIYFGGKTNMLSQPEFHDVQKIRSLLTMIEEKQDFYQLLKKSQTGINIKIGRENQFSAMENCSLITATYSLGNEQLGSIAILGPTRMEYARVISLLDLVTNDLSKVLTKLYQNE; from the coding sequence ATGCTTACAGATCGTCAGCTATTAGTTCTTCAAGTTATTATTGATGATTTCATTAGAAGTGCTCAACCAATAGGATCTAGAACATTGTCGAAAAGAGATGAAATAACATTTAGTTCAGCCACAATTCGAAATGAGATGGCAGATCTCGAAGATCTTGGTTTTATTGAAAAAACACACAGTTCTTCTGGAAGAGTGCCTTCTGAAAAAGGGTACCGATATTATGTGGATCATTTATTGTCTCCACAACGTCTCTCGAAGAAAGATAAGACTGAAATACGTTCTATCTTTGCAGAGCGGATTTATGAGCTTGAAAAGGTTGTTCAAAAATCAGCTCAAATTTTATCAGAGCTAACCAATTACACTGCAATCGTTTTGGGACCTGCCATGGCAGTTAATAAAGTAAAACGACTACAGATAATTCCTATCAATCATGATACAGCTGTAGCAATTATTGTTACTGATACAGGACATGTTGAGAATCGAACGATTAGCTTCCCCGGCTCAATTGATCCATCAGATATTGAGAAAATGGTTAACATTTTAAATGAGCGATTAGCTGGTGTGCCTCTAAATGAACTTAACAATAAGATATATAAAGAGGTTGCATCATTATTAAGTGCTCACATAAGAAATTATGATCAAATGCTCAATGCTTTGAATGGAACCTTTGATATTAGCCTGGCTGAGAAAATCTATTTTGGCGGTAAAACAAACATGTTAAGCCAGCCAGAATTCCATGATGTTCAAAAAATCCGCTCACTTCTTACAATGATAGAAGAAAAACAGGATTTTTATCAGTTATTAAAAAAATCGCAAACAGGTATTAACATTAAAATCGGACGTGAAAACCAATTTTCTGCTATGGAAAATTGCAGCTTAATTACAGCAACATATTCATTAGGTAATGAACAACTAGGCTCCATCGCCATCCTTGGCCCTACTAGAATGGAATATGCAAGAGTAATAAGCCTACTTGATTTAGTCACGAATGATTTATCAAAAGTACTTACAAAATTGTATCAAAACGAATAG
- the grpE gene encoding nucleotide exchange factor GrpE, producing MANEEQILKEATETVEEVNQNEDVQVDMEQQEATMEKDDLTIANEKIADLEAKLADSENRLFRLQADFENYKRRIRLDQEAASKYRAQSLVTDLLPALDNFERAMKVEAKDEGTKSLLQGMDMVYRSLVDALSKEGVETIESVGSQFDPHLHQAVMQVEEADAEPNVVLEEFQKGYKLKDRVIRPTMVKVNQS from the coding sequence TTGGCTAATGAAGAGCAAATTTTAAAAGAAGCAACTGAAACAGTTGAAGAAGTCAACCAAAACGAAGATGTGCAAGTAGATATGGAACAACAAGAAGCAACGATGGAAAAAGATGACTTGACCATTGCCAATGAAAAAATCGCAGATCTTGAGGCGAAATTAGCAGATTCAGAAAACCGTTTGTTCCGATTACAAGCGGACTTTGAAAACTATAAACGCCGTATCCGTTTAGATCAAGAAGCTGCTTCAAAATATAGAGCACAAAGCTTAGTGACAGATTTATTACCTGCGCTAGATAATTTCGAACGAGCAATGAAGGTTGAAGCAAAGGATGAAGGCACGAAATCCTTATTACAAGGAATGGACATGGTATACCGCAGCTTAGTTGATGCTCTTTCAAAAGAAGGAGTCGAAACAATCGAATCTGTAGGATCTCAATTTGACCCACATCTACACCAAGCTGTGATGCAGGTTGAAGAAGCAGATGCTGAGCCAAATGTTGTGCTTGAAGAATTCCAAAAGGGTTACAAGCTTAAAGACAGAGTAATTCGTCCAACGATGGTTAAGGTAAATCAATCTTAA
- the dnaK gene encoding molecular chaperone DnaK, whose translation MSKIIGIDLGTTNSCVAVMEGGEAKVIPNPEGNRTTPSVVAFKNGERQVGEVAKRQAITNPNTIISIKRHMGTAHKESIEGKDYTPQEISAIILQYLKGYAEDYLGEKVEKAVITVPAYFNDAERQATKDAGRIAGLEVERIINEPTAAALAYGLDKTDEDQTILVYDLGGGTFDVSILELGDGVFEVKSTAGDNRLGGDDFDQVIIDYLVEQFKKDNGIDLSKDKMALQRLKDAAEKAKKDLSGVTSTQVSLPFITAGEAGPLHLEVTLTRAKFDELSSHLVERTMGPTRQALQDAGLSASEIDKVILVGGSTRIPAVVEAIKKVTGKDPHKGVNPDEVVALGAAIQGGVLTGDVKDVVLLDVTPLSLGIETMGGVFTKLIERNTTIPTSKSQVFSTAADSQTAVDIHVLQGERPMAADNKTLGRFQLSDIPPAPRGVPQIEVSFDIDKNGIVNVRAKDLGTNKEQAITIKSSSGLSDDEVQRMVREAEENADADKARKEEVELRNEADQLVFQTEKTLKDLEGKVDEAEVAKANEAKDALKAAIESNNLEEMRAKKDALSEIVQQLSVKLYEEAAKQAQAAGGDAGAQGGKAGDDVVDAEFEEVKDDK comes from the coding sequence ATGAGTAAAATCATTGGTATTGACTTAGGTACAACAAACTCATGTGTGGCAGTAATGGAAGGTGGAGAAGCGAAGGTTATCCCAAATCCAGAAGGAAACCGTACGACTCCATCTGTAGTAGCATTCAAAAATGGTGAGCGTCAAGTTGGGGAAGTGGCAAAAAGACAAGCAATCACAAACCCAAATACAATCATCTCAATTAAGCGTCATATGGGTACGGCTCATAAAGAAAGCATTGAAGGAAAAGATTACACTCCACAAGAGATTTCTGCAATCATTCTTCAATATTTAAAAGGATATGCTGAAGACTATCTTGGTGAAAAAGTTGAAAAAGCAGTAATCACAGTTCCTGCATACTTCAATGATGCTGAACGTCAAGCAACTAAAGATGCTGGCCGTATTGCTGGTCTAGAAGTTGAGCGTATCATCAACGAGCCAACTGCTGCAGCATTAGCATATGGTTTAGATAAAACTGACGAAGACCAAACAATCCTTGTTTATGACTTGGGTGGAGGTACATTTGACGTATCTATCCTTGAACTTGGTGATGGTGTATTTGAAGTTAAGTCAACTGCTGGAGACAACCGTCTTGGTGGAGATGACTTTGACCAAGTAATCATTGATTATTTAGTAGAACAATTTAAGAAAGATAACGGAATTGATCTTTCTAAAGATAAAATGGCATTACAACGTCTAAAAGACGCAGCTGAAAAAGCGAAAAAAGACTTATCTGGTGTAACAAGCACTCAAGTTTCTTTACCGTTTATCACAGCTGGTGAAGCAGGTCCACTTCACTTAGAAGTAACACTTACTCGTGCGAAGTTTGATGAGTTATCATCACATCTTGTTGAAAGAACAATGGGTCCAACTCGTCAAGCATTACAAGATGCTGGTCTTTCTGCAAGTGAGATTGATAAAGTAATCTTAGTTGGTGGTTCTACTCGTATCCCTGCTGTAGTAGAAGCAATCAAAAAAGTAACTGGAAAAGACCCACATAAAGGGGTAAACCCGGATGAAGTAGTTGCTCTTGGTGCTGCTATTCAAGGTGGAGTTTTAACAGGTGATGTTAAGGATGTAGTACTTCTTGACGTAACACCACTTTCACTTGGGATTGAAACGATGGGTGGAGTATTTACGAAGTTAATCGAACGTAATACAACAATCCCTACTAGTAAGTCACAAGTATTCTCAACAGCGGCTGACAGCCAAACGGCTGTAGACATTCACGTACTTCAAGGTGAGCGTCCAATGGCTGCTGATAACAAGACTTTAGGTCGTTTCCAATTATCAGACATTCCACCAGCACCACGTGGAGTTCCACAAATCGAAGTATCTTTTGATATCGATAAAAACGGAATTGTTAACGTACGTGCGAAGGATCTTGGTACTAATAAAGAGCAAGCAATTACAATTAAATCTTCATCAGGACTTTCAGATGATGAAGTACAACGCATGGTTCGTGAAGCAGAAGAAAATGCTGATGCAGACAAAGCGCGTAAGGAAGAAGTTGAACTTCGTAACGAAGCGGACCAACTAGTATTCCAAACAGAAAAAACACTAAAAGACCTTGAAGGTAAAGTAGACGAGGCAGAGGTTGCAAAAGCTAACGAAGCGAAAGATGCCCTAAAAGCGGCAATCGAAAGCAACAACCTTGAAGAAATGCGTGCGAAGAAAGACGCACTTTCTGAGATCGTACAACAATTATCTGTGAAACTATATGAAGAAGCTGCGAAGCAAGCACAAGCTGCAGGCGGAGACGCTGGCGCACAAGGTGGCAAAGCTGGTGACGATGTAGTAGACGCAGAATTTGAAGAAGTTAAGGATGACAAGTAA